The following coding sequences are from one Syntrophorhabdaceae bacterium window:
- a CDS encoding tetratricopeptide repeat protein, translating to MKKICPTTLLVFMLILVCMSASHAQSPQQTLTQYLSDLQKNPNDYALREKIIKHVQTMRPAPAIPEAAERYMARGAAAVKGAKDTNDFKDAVRELEKATLAAPWLANAYYNLGFAQDKAGLYADAIKNLRLYLLAAPNAADAKKVKELIYEIEYRQEKAAKTEIRAKAEEKKKGLRDLVGNWYRKEPYDHAREKYANYAHYRGEMRGGELFLIYVIDVPYWDWRKGEERVFFIANRLQGNTLVGRFPGGHEPGTYEITVSRDFNDWEFYYKDQDVTGRQTYTRR from the coding sequence ATGAAAAAGATCTGTCCGACAACATTGTTGGTATTCATGCTCATACTTGTGTGCATGTCTGCTTCTCACGCCCAGTCCCCTCAGCAGACCCTCACGCAGTACCTCTCCGACCTCCAGAAGAATCCCAACGACTATGCCCTGCGCGAGAAGATCATCAAACACGTGCAGACGATGAGGCCGGCGCCTGCGATACCGGAAGCGGCCGAGAGGTATATGGCACGCGGTGCGGCGGCAGTGAAAGGAGCAAAGGACACAAACGATTTCAAGGACGCTGTACGGGAGCTCGAAAAGGCAACTCTGGCAGCGCCCTGGCTCGCAAACGCCTATTACAATCTTGGCTTCGCACAGGACAAGGCGGGTCTTTATGCGGATGCGATAAAGAACCTCAGGCTCTATCTTCTTGCGGCCCCGAACGCTGCTGATGCGAAGAAGGTGAAGGAACTGATCTACGAAATCGAATACCGCCAGGAAAAGGCGGCAAAAACGGAAATAAGAGCCAAAGCCGAGGAAAAGAAAAAAGGATTAAGAGATCTGGTTGGAAACTGGTACAGAAAAGAACCTTACGACCATGCCCGCGAAAAGTATGCAAACTATGCCCATTACAGGGGCGAAATGAGGGGAGGAGAACTGTTCCTCATATACGTGATCGATGTGCCTTATTGGGATTGGCGCAAAGGGGAGGAGAGGGTCTTCTTTATCGCGAATAGGTTGCAAGGCAACACGCTGGTTGGCAGATTTCCGGGAGGCCATGAACCGGGAACCTACGAAATCACCGTCAGCCGGGATTTTAATGATTGGGAATTCTACTACAAGGACCAAGACGTGACCGGCAGACAGACGTATACACGGAGGTGA